TGCTCTTCTCGGCGGCGAGCTCGCGCGCAATGGCGAGCTTGGTGTCGATGCGCTGGCGCAGCGCCTTGATGTGGGGAACCGAATCCAGGTCCTTGCTGGCCAGCACGCCGCGCACGTCGCTTGCGATGTCTTCGGCTGCTGCTTCAAGATTGTTGGATGCACTCATTGGAATCTTTCCTCCGTGATGACACCGGCACCGCGCCGGCGGCTTCACGCCAGCAAATGGCGTGGTGTCATGTTACAGGCTCGAAAGCCCCTCATGCGCGGCAGATGTGCAGACTTGTGCGTGCGATGGCTCATGCATCGGCCAGCAGCCGGGCGACATGGGCGCCGATCGCGAGGCTGCTGGTGAGCCCCGGCGATTCGATGCCGAACAGGTTGATCAGCCCCGGCACGCCGTGTAATGCGGGGCCGTCGATTCTGAAGTCGGCCGCCGGCTCGCCCGGGCCCGAGATCTTGGGCCGCATGCCGGCGTAGCCCGGAATCAATCCACCGTCCGGCAGCGCGGGCCAGTACTTGCGCACCTCGGCATAGAAGCCGTCGCCACGGGCGGGGTTCACCACAAGGTCGTCGGCCGACTCAACCCACTGCACATCGGGGCCGAACTTGGCCTGGTCGCCGAGGTCGATCGTCAGATGAACGCCGAGGCCACCGTGCTCGGGCACCGGGTAGATGAGGCGGCTGAAGGGTGCGCGGCCCGACAGGGTGAAATAGTTGCCCTTGGCGAAATACTCGGTCGGGATCGCCGACGCAGGCAGTCCTTCGAAGCGCCGGGCCAGCGACGGCGCGCCGAGCCCCGCGGCATTGACGACGCTGCGGCACCGCAGCGCCGTTCCGTCCTCGGCGATCAGGACGATGCCGCCGTTGCCGCACTCGGCGCGGGTGATGGGAGACTTCAGGGCCAGCATTCCGCCCGCGTTTTCCAGGTCGCCGAGCAGGCTCAGCATGAGCACATGACTGTCGACGATGCCGGTGCTGGGCGAATGCAGCGCGGCTGTGCAATGCAGTTGCGGCTCCATCTCCCGGGCCTGTTGGGCGGTGATCTGCACCAGATCGTCGACGCCATTGGCGACGGCTTTCACGCGGATCGCTTCGAGTTGGCCCGCCTGCTCGGCAGAGGTCGCCACGATGAGCTTGCCGCAACGCCGGTGCGGCACGCCGCGCTCCGCCGCATACGCGTAAAGTGCATTCCGCCCTTCCACACACAGCTTGGCCTTGAGCGAGCCCTGCGGGTAATAGATGCCGGCATGAATGACTTCGCTGTTACGCGAACTGGTCCCGGTGCCGATGGCACCTTCGGATTCGAGCACCAGCACTTCGCGGCCCGCGAGCGCCAATGCGCGCGCCACTGCCAGCCCCACCACACCACCGCCGATGACGGCGCAATCGAGTTCGTCCATGGCGCGAGCTTATCGCGGCTCACGCCGCAGGTTCACGAGACGGAGGGCGGCGGTTCCGGGTCCGTGGGCTCGTCGGGCGGCGTGCTTGGCCCTTCGTCGGGCTCTACGGGGAGGTTGGGTGTGACGGGAGTCGGAAGATCGGGATGAGTGGCCATGGTCGTCTCCTTTTCCCTCTTCTATGCCGTTGCCACGGACGGCCAGCCAGCATGCAGCGGCACTTGGCGTCAGCGCGAGCCGACAGTTCGATCAACGAGGACCTCGATTCGCGAAGCAGTGACCTGCCTCCCCGAACAAACTAGAGCCGGCAAACGCCGGTGAACACGGCTCTCGTCTCCCCTGCCGTGCACAAGGCGACCGTGCGAGAGCTCTTCTTCCAGAGGAACTTGCAGTTGGCCAGTCCGGTGCCGGCGCACACGACCATCTCGGGCCTGTTGGCGCACCTCGCGTCTTCGGAGCCGCAGCGATCGGCATCGGGTGCGTGGAACGGTTTCCACCCTGCCCTGATCATTTTTGTTCGCACCGCACCGTAGTCTTCACCTGTCTTCAAAGAAGGAAGATCGTCCGCCGCCAATGCCAACGGACCCAGCATGAGTGCCGCGGCCCAGATCGCCAAGGCTCGGATAAGAACGCTATTCAGGTAATCGGGCATTTCGCTTTTTGTCAGGGTGAAAGAAAGTAAAAAATCGCTGTAGTCCATTGGATGGGGCACCGAGCAATCTCGCCGTCGAACGATTTTCCATGCGATTTTCCGGCACCGTCACCTACATTCCAGACGGGCACTGCTGTTTAAGATCCGCCTCCCAACGCCAATTCGGCAAGCATCCATTCCGGATGCATTCACGTTTCAAAAACTGGAGGGGAAATCAATGGGCATCAGGGACACGCTCGGGCATGCGCTGCTCGACAACGAGAAGCTTCATTTCGGCACGGCGGAGACACTCACCGCAGAAGAGCAATGGCTGGTCACGCTGAGCGCGCCGCTGTCCGCGTTCAACGGTGACTACGTGAATGCGGTGGCCACCGGAAAAGACGACGACGAGTTGCGCCAGGGCATCTCGGAAGTCTGGAGCGTACACGACCGGGAGAGTTTCGAGGAAACGGCGCGTTGGCTCGCGAAGGAGGGACAGCGTTCGACCTATCTGTCCACGTGGCAGGCTGTTGCGGCGGTCGATTCCGCAACCCAGAGCACGCCGGCCGTGCTGCGATTGGTCATGGATGCGTGGTTTCCCGCGTTCTTCCAGATCAAGGCGCGCAAGAGCCTGGACTACCGCGCGCTGGCGGCGGAGAGTGGGCGGTCGGTGACGGACCTGAGCCAACTGGTGTCAGGCAGCACGAGCTGGGTCAATGCCTTGCGCAAGCACTTCAAGGTTTCGCCGGCCCAGATCACCAACCTGGTCGCCTGGGACGCCGTGCGATTGGCCAGCCTGTCGCGTTGGGCGGTGCAGCTGGGCTTCATCGAACGCGCGGAATTCGCAGGTTTCGCTGGCGCATTGAACTCGCAAGTGCGCGAGGCCTATGCCGACTGGTCGCAAGTGAGTGCCGCATACATCGCCAGCGGCTTGATCTGGCGGTATTCCGACGCGCGCGAAGAACACTTGCTGCGCACGAACCGCATGCTGCTGAGCGATGCCCGCAGCCCCTATCGCAGCGTGCCCTTTCGCTGACATCGGTGGCACCAACGAAAACGGCACCCGAAGGTGCCGTGTCGTGGAATTGGTGGGCGGTGGAGGTTTCGAACCTCCGACCCCAGCAGTGTGAATGCTGTGCTCTACCCCTGAGCTAACCGCCCGTGGCACCGCGAGTGCAGTGCCGTGGAATTAATCGCGTTGCGCGAAGCCTTCGATTATGCCACAGCATTTTCGCCGTTTTGGCGAAACAGCGTGCGGCCGCCGCTGGATTTGTCGAGCTGCGACAACACCGCCTCGTGCGCCGCAAGTTCCTGCTCACCGGCGGTGATCACCGGCAGCTCGAACTGGCTCAGGTCGATCGCCACCACGGTGGTGCCCTGCGCAGGTTCGTTCGATGCCACGTCGATCAGCAGCGCGTCCTGGCCGCGCGTGAGATTGATGTAGACGTCGGCCAGCAGTTGCGCGTCGAGCTTGGCGCCGTGGAAGGTGCGGTTCGAGCGGTCGACGCCGAAGCGGTCGCACAGCGCATCGAGCGAGTTGCGTTTGCCCGGGTAGACCAGCTTGGCCATGGCCAGCGTGTCGGTCACTTCGCCGACAAAGCTGCGCAGCGGCGGCAAACCGGCGCGCTCGAATTCCTTGTTGAGGAACCCGACGTCGAAAGCCGCGTTGTGGATGATGATTTCGGCGCCGCGCAGGTACTCGATGATGTCGTTGCCGAGCGTGGCGAACTTCGGCTTGTCGCGCAGGAAGTCGGTCGTCAGCCCGTGCACCTTGAGCGCGTCTTCATGGCTCTCGCGCTCGGGGTTGAAGTAGATGTGCAGGTCGTTGCCGGTGAGCTTGCGGGCGAAAAGCTCCACGCAGCCGAGCTCGATGATGCGGTCGCCGTTCTCGGCAGAGAGCCCGGTGGTTTCGGTATCGAGAACGATCTGGCGCGACATCAGTGGTTTTCCTTGGCGTGGTTGATCGAGTACTTCGGAATCTCGATCGTCACATTCTCCTGCGCCAGGATCGATTGGCAACTCAGGCGCGATTGCGGCTCCAGGCCCCAGGCGCGGTCGAGCAGATCTTCTTCGCCCTCTTCCGCTTCGTTGAGCGAGTTGAAGCCCTCGCGCACGATCACGTGGCAGGTGGTGCAGGCGCAGCTCATCTCGCAGGCGTGCTCGATGTTGATGTGGTTGTCGAGCAGCGCCTCGCAGATCGAGGTGCCGGCGGGCGCGGTGATCTCGGCGCCTTGCGGGCAGTACTCGGGATGCGGATAGATCTTGATCGTGGGCATGTTGTTGTTCTAGAGGGATTCGACCTTGCGGCCGGCAAGGGCGCGCGCGATGCCCGCGTTCATGCGCTGGGCGGCGAAGGCTTCGGTGTCGTTGGCCAGCGTCTTGGTGGCCGCTTCGATGGCTGCGGCTTCGCTGCTGCCCTTGGCGGCTTCGCGCAGCCTGGCCATCGACGCATCGATGACGGCGCGTTCGTCTTCGTTCAGCAGGTCACTGTCGGCATCGAGGGCGCTCTGCGTGGCGAGCAGCATGCGGTCGGCATCGACGCGCGCCTCGACGAGCGCGCGAGCCTGCATGTCCTGCTGCGCGGTGGAGAAACTCTCCTGCAGCATGGTCGCGATCTGGTCGTCGGAGAGTCCATACGACGGCTTGACGGTCACGCTGGCTTCGACGCCGCTGCCCTGCTCCTTGGCGCTGACGCTCAGCAGACCGTCGGCATCGACGGTGAAGGTCACGCGGATGCGCGCCGCGCCGGCCGCCATCGGAGGAATGCCGCGCAGCGTGAAGCGCGCGAGGCTGCGGCAGTCGGACACCAGGTCACGCTCGCCCTGCACCACATGCAGCGCGAGCGCCGTCTGGCCGTCCTGGTAGGTCGTGAAGTCCTGCGCCATCGCGGTCGGGATGGTCTGGTTGCGCGGCACGATGCGCTCGACCAGGCCACCCATCGTCTCAATGCCGAGCGAGAGCGGAATCACATCGAGCAGCAGCAGTTCGCCAGCGCCGTTGTTGCCGGCCAGCTGGTTCGCCTGGATCGCCGCGCCGAGCGCGACGACCTCGTCCGGATTCAGGTTGACCAGCGGCTCGCGGCCGAAGAACGCGGCCACGGCCTCGCGGATCTGCGGCATGCGGGTGGAACCGCCGACCAGGACGATGCCTTGCAGGTCGTCGGCCTTGAGCTTTGCATCGCGCAGCGCTTTGCGAACTGCGGCGATGGTCTTGTCGGTGAGCGATTTCGTCGCTGCGTCGAAATGCGCGCGCGTCAGATCGAATCGCGCTGCGCCGCCGGCCACGTCGGCATGGAAGGCAGCGGTGTCCGAATCGGTCAGCGCCTCTTTGGCTGCACGCGCTGCCACGAGCACCGCAGCCTTGTCGCTGTCGTTGCCGGCCTTCACGCCGGTTTGCTCGAGCACAAAATCGGCGAGCGCGTGGTCGTAGTCGTCGCCGCCGAGCGCGGAATCGCCACCGGTCGCGATGACCTCGAACACGCCTTGGGTCAGCCGCAGGATCGAGATATCGAAGGTACCGCCACCGAGGTCGTAGACCGCGTAGACACCTTCGCTGGCGTTGTCCAGCCCGTAGGCAATGGCTGCGGCCGTGGGTTCGCTGATCAGGCGCAGCACATTGAGGCCGGCGAGTTGCGCGGCGTCTTTCGTGGCCTGGCGCTGGCCTTCGTCGAAGTAGGCCGGCACGGTGATGACGGCGCCATAGAGCTCATCGTCGAAGGTGTCTTCGGCGCGAAAGCGCAGCGTGGCCAGGATCTCCGCGCTGATCTCGACCGGCGACTTTTCGCCCACCGAGGTCTGCACCTTCACCATGCCGCCCTCGTCGCCGCCGATGCGGTACGACATGGATTCGCGGTTCGCGATGTCGGCAAGGCCGCGGCCCATGAGGCGCTTGACCGAGGTGATGGTGTTGGCAGGGTCCTGCGCGCGTGCGGCGAGTGCATCGAAACCGATCTGCCGGCGGTCGCCCTCGAGGTAGCGCACGGCCGAAGGCAACAGCACGCGGCCCTGGTCATCGGGCAGGCACTCGGCCACGCCGTTGCGCACCGCGGCCACCAGCGAATGCGTGGTGCCGAGGTCGATGCCCACGGCAATGCGGCGCTGATGCGGATCGGGCGCCTGGCCGGGTTCGGAAATCTGAAGAAGAGCCATAAGGGCTTATTGTCCCAACTGATCGAACTTGGCTTCGACGTCTTCGCCGAAGCGCTCAATGAACATGAGGGCTCTCACCTGCTGCGCGGCGGCGGGGTAGTCGCCCTTTTCGTCGATCAACCAGTCGAGGGACGACAGCGCGCGTGTGCGGGCAGCCTCGACCTCGGCCTGCAGCTTCTCGACCGAGGCGATGTCACCGGCGTCGTCGAGCGCCTCGCGCCATTCCATCTGCTGCATCAGGAAGTCGGGCGGCATCGCCGTGTTGTTCTCGGCGTTCAGCGGCGCGTCGTGCAGTTCGCAGATGTAGCTCGCGCGGCGAATCGGGTCCTTCAGCCGCTGGTAGGCCTCGTTGATGCGCACCGACCACTGCATGGCCACGCGCTGCGCCGCGGCGCCCTGCGCTGCGAAGCGGTCCGGGTGCGCCTCGCGCTGCAGTTCTTTCCAGCGCGCATCGAGCGCGATGCGGTCCTGCGCGAAGGTCGCCGGGACGGCGAACAGTTCAAAGTCGGTGTCGTTCAGGTTCATGGCAAGAAAAAACCGCCAGCACATGACATGGTGGCGGCTGTGGTCGCGGTCAGCGACGACGCATCAGATGCGGAAGCTTTCCCCGCAGCCACAACGGTCGCGTTCGTTCGGATTGATGAACTTGAAGCCTTCGTTCAGGCCTTCGCGCACGAAGTCCAGCTGCGTGCCGTCGATGTAGGCCAGGCTCTTCGGATCGACCAGCACCTTCACCCCGTGGTCTTCGAATACCACGTCTTCAGGCGTGAACTCGTCAACGTACTCGAGCTTGTAGGCCAGGCCCGAGCAGCCGGTGGTCTTCACGCCCAGCCGCACACCCACGCCCTTGCCTCGTTTGCCGAGGTAACGGGTGACGTGGCGCGCAGCGGCTTCGGTCAGCGTGACGGCCATTTCAGTGAACAGCTTCGGCGGCCGACTCGGCGGTCTTGGCGCCGTGCTTGGCCTTGTAGTCGCTCACAGCTGCCTTGATGGCGTCTTCCGCGAGGATCGAGCAGTGGATCTTGACCGGCGGCAGCGCCAGCTCTTCGGCGATCTGCGCGTTCTTGAGCGCAGCCGCTTCGTCGAGCGTCTTGCCCTTGACCCATTCGGTCACGAGCGAGGACGAGGCAATGGCCGAGCCGCAGCCGTAGGTCTTGAAGCGTGCGTCTTCGATCACGCCGGTTTCGGGGTTGACCTTGATCTGCAGCTTCATCACGTCGCCGCAGGCCGGTGCGCCGACCATGCCGGTGCCTACCGAGTCGTCGCCCTTTTCGAAGGAGCCGACGTTGCGGGGATTTTCGTAGTGGTCAATGACCTTGGAAGAATATGCCATGGTGTACCTCTCAAACTTTGTTCAATCGTGGAGCCTTGGGCTGGCCTGGGTCAGTGGGCCGACCACTGGATCGTGCTGATGTCGACGCCGTCCTGGAACATCTCCCAGAGGGGGCTCAGCTCGCGCAGCTTGGCGACGTTGTGCTTGATGGTCGAGATGGCGTAGTCGATTTCTTCTTCGGTCGTGAAGCGGCCGATGGTCATGCGAAGGCTGCTGTGGGCCAGCTCGTCGCTGCGTCCCAGGGCGCGCAGCACATAGCTGGGCTCGAGGCTGGCCGAGGTGCAGGCCGAACCCGACGACACCGCCAGGCCTTTGATGCCCATGATCAGCGACTCGCCTTCGACGTAGTTGAAGCTCATGTTCAGGTTGTGCGGCACGCGGCGCTCGAGGTCTCCGTTGATGAACACCTGTTCGACATCCTTGAGGCCGTCGAGCAGGCGCTTCTGCAAGCGAGCCGCGTGGGCGATGTCGTCCTTCATCTCGAGCTTGGCGATGCGATAGGCCTCGCCCATGCCGACGATCTGGTGCGTGGGCAGGGTGCCCGAGCGCATGCCGCGCTCGTGACCGCCGCCGTGCATTTGCGCTTCGAGGCGAATGCGGGGCTTCCGACGCACGTACAGGGCGCCGATGCCCTTGGGGCCGTAAGTCTTGTGCGAGGCGAGGCTCATCAGGTCGATGGGCAACTTCGTGATGTCGATCTCGACCTTGCCGGTGGCCTGGGCCGAGTCGACGTGGAAGATCACGCCCTTTTCGCGGCAGACGTTGCCGAGCGCGACCACGTCCTGGATCACGCCGATTTCGTTGTTCACGAAGAGCACGCTGGCCAGGATGGTGTCGGGGCGGATCGCCGCCTTGAACTTGTCGAGATCGACGAGGCCGTTTTCCTCGACATCGAGGTAAGTGACTTCGAAGCCCTGGCGCTCGAGTTCGCGCATGGTGTCGAGCACGGCCTTGTGCTCGGTCTTCAGCGTGATCAGGTGCTTGCCCTTGCCCTTGTAGAACTGGGCCGCGCCCTTGAGCGCGAGGTTGATCGACTCGGTGGCGCCCGAGGTCCAGACGATCTCGCGGGGGTCCGCATTGATCAAGTCTGCCACCTGGCCGCGGGCCTTTTCGACTGCCTCTTCAGCTTCCCAGCCCCATGCGTGACTGCGCGACGCCGGGTTGCCGAAATGCTCGCGCAACCAGGGAATCATGGCGTCGACCACACGCGGGTCGACCGGCGTGGTCGCGCCGTAATCGAGATAGATCGGGAAATGAGGAGTGACGTCCATGGCTGGCTCGGGCTGGCGTGGGGGTGGTTGTTCTTTGATCTGGGCTTCTCTCGCGGCCGCGCCCGAAGGCGCTGGCCGCGACTCAGGGCATCAGGACTTGGCGAAGGCGTTGCCGAGGGCGAACACCGAATTCGGCGCATTCACGCGAATCGGCTTGACCACCGGCTGCGCCGAGATCGCGCGCTTGACGACTGGCTTGTTCTCGATCTGCACGCCCTTGGCGATCTGGTCGTCGACCAGCTTCTGCAGGGTGACCGAATCGAGAAACTCGACCATGCGCTGGTTCAGCGAAGCCCAGAGCTCGTGCGTCATGCAACGGCCGGCTTCGCCGAGGCAATTTTCCTTGCCGCCGCATTGCGTGGCATCGATGGGCTCATCGACAGAAACAATGATGTCGGCCACGGTGATATCCGCAGCCTTGCGACCGAGGCTATAGCCGCCGCCGGGGCCACGGGTCGACTCGACGAGTTCGTGACGGCGCAGCTTGCCGAACAGCTGTTCGAGGTACGACAACGAAATCTGCTGCCGCTGACTGATTGCAGCCAAGGTGACCGGACCGGTGTTCTGGCGCAGGGCCAGATCGATCATGGCGGTGACCGCAAAACGGCCTTTGGTAGTGAGACGCATCGCAAGCTCCTTCAAGTGCTTACCGTTGAAATGACACCGTGGTCCTGGACCGCGGTGACTTCGTCTCCGCCCTGCCCGACCCTTGACGCTGGTGAACCAGTCGGTAGGAGTCGGTCCTTCATCGCGAAGTTCTAGTTTTTGTTGTTGAGTGTTTCGGTCAAGTATAGCAGAAACCCCTCAACTCTGCTGGGGTAAACCCCAGCGCCGACCCCTTGAAGAACGCGGACTTCCGGCCTAAGACGGCAAGATCGCGATGTTGTCGCCACCAGACGCCCCGAAGGCCTGCTCGCGCAGCAGCGCCAACTGGTCCCGAACCCGCGCTGCCTTCTCGAATTCGAGGTTCCGGGCGTGCTCGAGCATGAGCTTCTCCAGTCGCTTGATTTCCCGGGCGATGTCCTTCTCGCTCATGTCCTCGACCTTGGCGCGCTCCAGGTCGAGCTTGGCCATTTCCTTGCCTGTCTTCTCGCTGTAGACGCCGTCGATCAGGTCTCGCACCTGCTTGACGATGCTGCGCGGCGTGATGCCATTGGCCTCGTTGTGAGCGATCTGGCGAGCGCGGCGGCGCTCGGTTTCGTCGATGGCCTTCTTCATCGAGTCCGTCATGCGGTCGGCGTACAGGATCGCCTTGCCGTTCAGGTTCCGCGCCGCACGCCCGATGGTCTGGATCAGCGAGCGCTCCGCGCGCAAAAAGCCTTCCTTGTCGGCATCGAGGATCGCCACCAGCGACACCTCGGGAATGTCCAGGCCTTCCCGCAGCAGGTTGATGCCCACCAGCACATCGAAGGCGCCCAGTCGCAGGTCGCGCAGGATCTCCACCCGCTCGACCGTGTCCACGTCGCTGTGCAGATAGCGCACCTTGACGCCGTTGTCGCCCAGGTAGTCGGTCAATTGCTCGGCCATGCGCTTGGTCAACGTGGTGATGAGCACG
This region of Variovorax sp. RKNM96 genomic DNA includes:
- a CDS encoding DUF883 family protein; translated protein: MSASNNLEAAAEDIASDVRGVLASKDLDSVPHIKALRQRIDTKLAIARELAAEKSKLAAKKAREAASATNAYAHDEPWQIAGAALAVGVLVGLLLGRR
- a CDS encoding NAD(P)/FAD-dependent oxidoreductase, translating into MDELDCAVIGGGVVGLAVARALALAGREVLVLESEGAIGTGTSSRNSEVIHAGIYYPQGSLKAKLCVEGRNALYAYAAERGVPHRRCGKLIVATSAEQAGQLEAIRVKAVANGVDDLVQITAQQAREMEPQLHCTAALHSPSTGIVDSHVLMLSLLGDLENAGGMLALKSPITRAECGNGGIVLIAEDGTALRCRSVVNAAGLGAPSLARRFEGLPASAIPTEYFAKGNYFTLSGRAPFSRLIYPVPEHGGLGVHLTIDLGDQAKFGPDVQWVESADDLVVNPARGDGFYAEVRKYWPALPDGGLIPGYAGMRPKISGPGEPAADFRIDGPALHGVPGLINLFGIESPGLTSSLAIGAHVARLLADA
- a CDS encoding DUF1266 domain-containing protein; translation: MGIRDTLGHALLDNEKLHFGTAETLTAEEQWLVTLSAPLSAFNGDYVNAVATGKDDDELRQGISEVWSVHDRESFEETARWLAKEGQRSTYLSTWQAVAAVDSATQSTPAVLRLVMDAWFPAFFQIKARKSLDYRALAAESGRSVTDLSQLVSGSTSWVNALRKHFKVSPAQITNLVAWDAVRLASLSRWAVQLGFIERAEFAGFAGALNSQVREAYADWSQVSAAYIASGLIWRYSDAREEHLLRTNRMLLSDARSPYRSVPFR
- the dnaQ gene encoding DNA polymerase III subunit epsilon, with amino-acid sequence MSRQIVLDTETTGLSAENGDRIIELGCVELFARKLTGNDLHIYFNPERESHEDALKVHGLTTDFLRDKPKFATLGNDIIEYLRGAEIIIHNAAFDVGFLNKEFERAGLPPLRSFVGEVTDTLAMAKLVYPGKRNSLDALCDRFGVDRSNRTFHGAKLDAQLLADVYINLTRGQDALLIDVASNEPAQGTTVVAIDLSQFELPVITAGEQELAAHEAVLSQLDKSSGGRTLFRQNGENAVA
- the fdx gene encoding ISC system 2Fe-2S type ferredoxin, with amino-acid sequence MPTIKIYPHPEYCPQGAEITAPAGTSICEALLDNHINIEHACEMSCACTTCHVIVREGFNSLNEAEEGEEDLLDRAWGLEPQSRLSCQSILAQENVTIEIPKYSINHAKENH
- the hscA gene encoding Fe-S protein assembly chaperone HscA, with the translated sequence MALLQISEPGQAPDPHQRRIAVGIDLGTTHSLVAAVRNGVAECLPDDQGRVLLPSAVRYLEGDRRQIGFDALAARAQDPANTITSVKRLMGRGLADIANRESMSYRIGGDEGGMVKVQTSVGEKSPVEISAEILATLRFRAEDTFDDELYGAVITVPAYFDEGQRQATKDAAQLAGLNVLRLISEPTAAAIAYGLDNASEGVYAVYDLGGGTFDISILRLTQGVFEVIATGGDSALGGDDYDHALADFVLEQTGVKAGNDSDKAAVLVAARAAKEALTDSDTAAFHADVAGGAARFDLTRAHFDAATKSLTDKTIAAVRKALRDAKLKADDLQGIVLVGGSTRMPQIREAVAAFFGREPLVNLNPDEVVALGAAIQANQLAGNNGAGELLLLDVIPLSLGIETMGGLVERIVPRNQTIPTAMAQDFTTYQDGQTALALHVVQGERDLVSDCRSLARFTLRGIPPMAAGAARIRVTFTVDADGLLSVSAKEQGSGVEASVTVKPSYGLSDDQIATMLQESFSTAQQDMQARALVEARVDADRMLLATQSALDADSDLLNEDERAVIDASMARLREAAKGSSEAAAIEAATKTLANDTEAFAAQRMNAGIARALAGRKVESL
- the hscB gene encoding Fe-S protein assembly co-chaperone HscB, whose translation is MNLNDTDFELFAVPATFAQDRIALDARWKELQREAHPDRFAAQGAAAQRVAMQWSVRINEAYQRLKDPIRRASYICELHDAPLNAENNTAMPPDFLMQQMEWREALDDAGDIASVEKLQAEVEAARTRALSSLDWLIDEKGDYPAAAQQVRALMFIERFGEDVEAKFDQLGQ
- the iscA gene encoding iron-sulfur cluster assembly protein IscA codes for the protein MAVTLTEAAARHVTRYLGKRGKGVGVRLGVKTTGCSGLAYKLEYVDEFTPEDVVFEDHGVKVLVDPKSLAYIDGTQLDFVREGLNEGFKFINPNERDRCGCGESFRI
- the iscU gene encoding Fe-S cluster assembly scaffold IscU, producing MAYSSKVIDHYENPRNVGSFEKGDDSVGTGMVGAPACGDVMKLQIKVNPETGVIEDARFKTYGCGSAIASSSLVTEWVKGKTLDEAAALKNAQIAEELALPPVKIHCSILAEDAIKAAVSDYKAKHGAKTAESAAEAVH
- a CDS encoding IscS subfamily cysteine desulfurase, whose protein sequence is MDVTPHFPIYLDYGATTPVDPRVVDAMIPWLREHFGNPASRSHAWGWEAEEAVEKARGQVADLINADPREIVWTSGATESINLALKGAAQFYKGKGKHLITLKTEHKAVLDTMRELERQGFEVTYLDVEENGLVDLDKFKAAIRPDTILASVLFVNNEIGVIQDVVALGNVCREKGVIFHVDSAQATGKVEIDITKLPIDLMSLASHKTYGPKGIGALYVRRKPRIRLEAQMHGGGHERGMRSGTLPTHQIVGMGEAYRIAKLEMKDDIAHAARLQKRLLDGLKDVEQVFINGDLERRVPHNLNMSFNYVEGESLIMGIKGLAVSSGSACTSASLEPSYVLRALGRSDELAHSSLRMTIGRFTTEEEIDYAISTIKHNVAKLRELSPLWEMFQDGVDISTIQWSAH
- the iscR gene encoding Fe-S cluster assembly transcriptional regulator IscR; amino-acid sequence: MRLTTKGRFAVTAMIDLALRQNTGPVTLAAISQRQQISLSYLEQLFGKLRRHELVESTRGPGGGYSLGRKAADITVADIIVSVDEPIDATQCGGKENCLGEAGRCMTHELWASLNQRMVEFLDSVTLQKLVDDQIAKGVQIENKPVVKRAISAQPVVKPIRVNAPNSVFALGNAFAKS